In a genomic window of Erigeron canadensis isolate Cc75 chromosome 5, C_canadensis_v1, whole genome shotgun sequence:
- the LOC122600199 gene encoding transmembrane 9 superfamily member 11-like has translation METLDKLKIWVLLICMISEMGHGFYLPGSYPHKYIVGDPLSVKVNSLTSIDTEIPYSYYSLPFCQPPEGIKDSAENLGELLMGDRIENSPYKFKMYKNETEIFLCETKPLSSHEYKLLSNRIDEMYQVNLILDNLPAIRYTKRDTFYLRWTGYPIGIKLENAYYVYNHLKFTVLVHKYEETNVASVMGTGDGADVIPAVGKSGSGVPGYMVVGFEVTPCSVKHKPESYKNLKTYGKYSSKITCEENTVNMAIKENEPVAFTYEVAFVESDIKWPSRWDAYLKMEGAKVHWFSILNSLMVITFLAGIVLVIFLRTVRRDLTHYEELDKEAQAQMNEELSGWKLVVADVFRAPNNPSLLCVMVGDGVQILGMAVVTIMFAALGFMSPASRGTLVTGMLIFYMILGILAGYVAVRMWRTIYCGDHKGWVSVSWKVACFFPGIAFLILFTLNFLLWGSHSTGAIPFSLFVILILLWFCISVPLTFVGGYFGAKAPHIEYPVRTNQIPREIPAQKYPSWLLVLGAGTLPFGTLFIELFFIMSSIWMGRVYYVFGFLFVVLILLVVVCAEVSLVLTYMHLCVEDWKWWWKSFFASGSVALYIFLYSINYLIFDLKSLSGPVSATLYLGYSFLMVLAIMLATGTVGLLSSFWFVHYLFSSVKLD, from the coding sequence atggaaacttTAGATAAATTGAAGATCTGGGTATTGTTAATTTGCATGATATCTGAAATGGGTCATGGGTTTTATCTTCCTGGAAGTTACCCACACAAATATATTGTAGGTGATCCATTATCTGTAAAAGTCAACTCTTTGACTTCTATAGATACAGAAATCCCATATAGTTACTATAGTTTACCTTTCTGTCAACCTCCAGAAGGTATTAAAGACAGTGCTGAGAATCTTGGTGAGCTTTTGATGGGTGATCGTATCGAAAACTCGCCTTATAAGTTTAAAATGTATAAGAATGAGACCGAGATCTTTCTTTGTGAAACGAAACCGTTGTCTAGTCATGAGTATAAGTTGTTGAGTAATAGGATTGATGAGATGTATCAGGTTAATTTGATTCTTGATAACTTACCCGCTATTCGGTATACTAAAAGGGATACTTTTTATTTGAGGTGGACGGGGTATCCGATAGGGATCAAACTTGAAAACGCGTATTACGTGTATAATCATTTGAAGTTTACTGTTTTGGTTCATAAGTATGAAGAGACAAATGTGGCTAGTGTAATGGGAACAGGGGATGGTGCTGATGTAATTCCGGCTGTTGGTAAATCGGGATCCGGTGTTCCTGGTTATATGGTTGTAGGATTTGAGGTGACACCTTGTAGTGTTAAACATAAGCCCGAGTCGTATAAGAATTTGAAAACTTATGGGAAGTACTCGTCTAAAATCACGTGTGAGGAGAACACTGTTAACATGGCTATAAAGGAAAATGAGCCTGTGGCTTTCACTTATGAAGTTGCATTTGTTGAGAGTGACATTAAGTGGCCTTCAAGATGGGATGCTTACTTGAAAATGGAGGGGGCAAAAGTACATTGGTTTTCTATTCTTAATTCGTTGATGGTGATCACTTTCTTGGCTGGGATCGTTCTTGTGATCTTTTTGAGAACGGTTAGAAGGGATTTGACTCATTATGAGGAATTAGACAAGGAGGCTCAAGCCCAAATGAATGAAGAATTATCTGGTTGGAAGCTCGTTGTTGCTGATGTGTTTCGGGCTCCTAACAATCCGTCACTTTTATGTGTAATGGTGGGTGATGGGGTTCAGATTCTGGGAATGGCAGTTGTGACCATCATGTTTGCAGCTCTGGGATTCATGTCACCAGCTTCCCGTGGGACCTTGGTCACTGGTATGCTAATCTTTTACATGATTCTTGGAATTTTAGCTGGTTATGTTGCTGTACGTATGTGGAGAACGATCTATTGTGGGGACCACAAAGGATGGGTCTCGGTTTCATGGAAAGTTGCATGCTTTTTCCCTGGTATTGCATTCTTGATCCTCTTCACATTAAATTTCCTCTTATGGGGTTCACATAGCACCGGAGCTATCCCGTTTTCGTTATTTGTAATTCTCATCTTACTATGGTTTTGCATTTCCGTTCCTTTAACATTTGTTGGTGGTTACTTTGGTGCAAAAGCCCCTCATATTGAATACCCCGTGAGAACCAACCAAATACCCCGTGAAATCCCTGCCCAGAAGTACCCATCATGGCTTTTAGTTTTAGGAGCAGGAACTCTTCCATTCGGTACCCTTTTCATCGAGCTTTTCTTCATCATGTCTAGCATATGGATGGGTCGGGTTTACTATGTTTTTGGATTCTTATTTGTTGTCTTGATCCTTCTTGTGGTCGTTTGTGCCGAGGTTTCACTAGTTTTGACCTACATGCATCTTTGTGTTGAGGATTGGAAGTGGTGGTGGAAATCTTTCTTTGCATCTGGTTCGGTTGCATTGTACATTTTCTTGTACTCTATAAACTATCTCATTTTTGACCTCAAGAGTCTGAGCGGACCAGTCTCAGCTACACTCTACTTGGGTTACTCTTTCTTAATGGTCCTAGCCATCATGTTAGCCACAGGCACAGTTGGGCTCCTTTCATCTTTTTGGTTTGTGCATTACCTGTTCTCGTCCGTGAAGCTTGATTAA
- the LOC122601016 gene encoding wax ester synthase/diacylglycerol acyltransferase 11-like, giving the protein MSKDPTPIRIIKTTRDQESIKGLKNICEEDIDGEQPLSPTSRLFHEPGVNVYIVVIIGMKTFINVEVFKSYAKVLKDKNCRFSSLQVLNKENGSMTWVPINVDINNHVVVPELDPNLDSSDIYVEDYVSNLSRSHIESSKPLWDVHILNTKTTYANGICIFRFHHSIGDGISLMNLLLAFSGKASNPEELPTLYGEKASPHRIQITCSRSLLTILWNSIVALVMFMLTAVFLKDTKTPIKGNPGIEGTPRRFVHRIVSFEDIKSTKRAMNVTVNDVILGVVQAGLYRYLKWRYENDDIVSESIRLRAALFFNLRATTRVNPFGDDTSKHGTWGNDIGYVLLPFNIRYRKDVLDYVREARASMERKKASLEPFCTSFLAKLVIKLFGVKVSGKLNYNVLSNVTLGYSSLPGPQEEIILFGHEVAYIAPSCYGQPMALAIHAVSYVDKVTFMISVDEEIIPDPQTLCDDIQQSLHLIKSSLA; this is encoded by the exons ATGAGTAAAGATCCAACCCCCATTAGGATAATCAAAACTACCCGAGATCAAGAGAGCATCAAGGGTTTGAAGAATATCTGTGAAGAAGATATCGATGGTGAACAACCATTGAGTCCTACGTCCAGGTTGTTTCATGAGCCCGGTGTTAATGTGTATATCGTTGTTATTATCGGCATGAAAACCTTTATCAATGTAGAAGTCTTCAAATCGTATGCGAAAGTTCTCAAAGATAAGAATTGCCGGTTTTCTAGTTTACAG GTTTTGAACAAAGAAAATGGGAGCATGACATGGGTTCCAATAAATGTAGACATAAATAATCATGTTGTGGTGCCCGAGCTTGATCCAAACCTGGACTCATCCGACATATACGTTGAAGATTACGTTTCAAACCTTAGTAGATCTCATATCGAAAGCTCAAAGCCCTTATGGGATGTTCACATCCTCAACACAAAGACAACATACGCAAATGGCATATGCATCTTTCGCTTTCATCACTCAATTGGTGATGGCATTTCTCTAATGAATCTCTTGCTTGCTTTTAGTGGCAAAGCCTCAAATCCTGAGGAGTTGCCCACACTTTATGGGGAGAAAGCGTCTCCTCATCGTATCCAAATTACTTGTTCTAGATCCCTATTAACGATCCTCTGGAACTCCATTGTCGCTCTTGTGATGTTTATGTTAACTGCAGTTTTTCTAAAAGACACAAAAACTCCGATAAAAGGCAATCCGGGAATAGAGGGCACACCTCGACGTTTTGTCCATCGAATAGTCAGTTTTGAAGACATAAAGTCGACGAAAAGAGCCATGAATGTG ACGGTGAATGATGTAATACTTGGAGTAGTACAAGCCGGCTTATATCGTTATCTAAAATGGAGATATG AAAATGATGACATTGTTTCTGAGAGTATTCGGCTTCGAGCAGCACTTTTCTTCAACTTGCGAGCGACTACAAGGGTTAAT CCTTTCGGTGATGATACAAGTAAGCATGGGACATGGGGGAACGATATTGGTTACGTTTTACTTCCATTCAACATTAGATATAGAAAAGACGTGTTAGATTATGTGCGAGAAGCAAGGGCTAGTATGGAACGAAAGAAAGCTTCTTTAGAGCCGTTTTGCACAAGCTTCCTGGCTAAGTTAGTGATCAAGTTGTTCGGTGTTAAG GTATCTGGAAAACTGAATTACAATGTTCTCTCAAATGTCACACTTGGCTATTCTAGTCTTCCTGGACCACAAGAAGAAATCATTCTATTTGGACATGAAGTCGCCTATATTGCTCCCAGTTGCTACGGCCAACCAATG GCCTTAGCGATTCATGCCGTGAGTTATGTTGACAAAGTTACATTTATGATATcagttgatgaagaaatcatACCAGATCCTCAAACGTTGTGTGATGATATCCAGCAATCCCTCCATCTCATTAAGTCTTCTCTAGCTTGA
- the LOC122601017 gene encoding zinc finger MYM-type protein 1-like, whose translation MANNNEATPISTPKMPKLVDLDNLPWDPIDRIRGGDSFTIKGFNCWNKTESLVKHVGEINSHHNRALKSCEDLVNPKQNIEMAFHKQDDVVRRANRIRLNATVSACRFCLKCALPFRGHDERETFLFKGNFLETMDLILSQNEELRNLPKAAGNNQYKAPSIQKDIATCFELEIFKSIFQEIGDDVFSLLVDESSDVSQKEQMAIVLRYVDAYGLVKERFVELIHVKETTSLFLKDAIDTFFAQHKLSLGRLKGQGYDGASNMRGEFNGLKARILEVNKSAYYVHCITNILSQALQRKNQDIVEAASLVTSTKEKLQELRSNGFVLILEKVSTFCGEYGIPLLDMEETCVNSRRKRGNITNRQHYEVDCFKTIMDKVIIEFCDRFSEVNTELLENMIALSPCKSFSKFDISKLMSLSELYPYDFDSVERRTLEHELNFYHHNVRKDERFANLNGITDLARVMVETNKHKSYPLVYRLLKLALILPVATATVERCFSSMKLVKSDLRNRIGDEFLNACLTCTIEKEALANVKNENVIARFNKVHRKGKLIPAGLLENSCWFIASSCCRIIVVFLLNYGCYSPVFGAELQQFLVQNFSSFWCRIAAVFGADLWPISSCNWCRIVVELMLFFIKGIAICSFI comes from the exons atggCTAATAATAATGAAGCAACACCAATCTCTACACCTAAAATGCCTAAACTAGTTGATTTAGATAATCTTCCATGGGATCCCATTGATAGGATAC GTGGGGGTGATTCATTTACAATAAAAGGATTTAATTGTTGGAACAAAACCGAGAGTCTTGTTAAGCATGTTGGTGAAATCAATAGTCATCACAATAGAGCTCTTAAAAGTTGTGAGGATCTGGTAAATCCAAAGCAAAATATTGAAATGGCTTTTCATAAACAAGATGATGTCGTGAGGCGTGCAAATCGAATTCGCTTAAATGCTACAGTTTCTGCTTGTAGATTTTGTTTGAAATGTGCATTACCTTTTCGTGGTCATGATGAGAGGGAAACATTTCTTTTCAAAGGAAACTTTTTGGAAACaatggatttaattttaagtcaaaatgaggAACTTCGTAATTTGCCAAAAGCCGCCGGGAATAATCAATATAAGGCTCCATCAATCCAAAAAGATATTGCCACTTGCTTTGAACttgaaatatttaaatccatttttcaagaaattggTGATGACGTGTTTTCTTTGCTAGTTGATGAGTCTAGTGATGTATCTCAAAAAGAACAAATGGCTATAGTTTTACGATATGTTGATGCTTATGGACTTGTTAAGGAGAGATTTGTGGAACTTATCCATGTTAAGGAAACAACCTCTTTATTTCTTAAAGATGCCATTGATACTTTCTTTGCTCAACATAAATTGAGTTTGGGTCGTTTAAAAGGACAAGGTTATGATGGAGCAAGTAATATGCGCGGGGAGTTCAATGGGTTAAAAGCAAGGATCTTGGAAGTAAATAAGTCGGCTTATTATGTCCATT GTATCACCAACATATTGTCACAAGCTCTTCAAAGAAAAAATCAAGACATTGTGGAAGCGGCTTCATTAGTGACATCAACCAAAGAGAAACTTCAAGAGCTTAGATCAAATGGTTTCGTTTTGATTTTAGAGAAAGTTTCAACTTTTTGTGGTGAATATGGTATTCCATTGTTGGATATGGAGGAAACTTGTGTGAATTCAAGAAGAAAAAGGGGCAACATCACGAATCGACAACATTATGAGGTTGATTGTTTTAAAACCATTATGGATAAAGTAATTATAGAGTTTTGTGATCGTTTTAGTGAAGTTAACACCGAATTACTTGAAAATATGATTGCTTTGAGCCCGTGCAAGTCATTTTCTAAGTTTGACATATCAAAGTTAATGAGTTTGAGTGAGTTGTATCCATATGATTTTGATAGTGTTGAAAGGAGAACACTTGAACATGAGCTTAACTTTTACCATCATAATGTGCGAAAAGATGAAAGATTTGCTAACTTAAATGGTATTACCGATCTTGCTAGAGTGATGGtggaaacaaacaaacataaatctTATCCATTGGTCTATCGATTGTTAAAATTAGCATTGATTTTGCCTGTTGCAACTGCTACGGTTGAGAGATGTTTTTCGTCAATGAAGCTTGTGAAATCCGACTTGCGCAACAGAATTGGCGACGAGTTTTTGAATGCTTGTCTAACTTGTACTATAGAAAAAGAAGCTTTAGCcaatgtgaaaaatgaaaatgtcaTTGCTCGTTTTAACAAGGTTCATCGTAAAGGAAAGTT AATTCCTGCTGGTCTATTGGAGAATTCCTGCTGGTTTATTGCAAGTTCCTGTTGCAGAATTATAGTTGTTTTTCTGCTGAACTATGGCTGTTATTCTCCTGTTTTTGGTGCAGAATTGCAACAGTTTTTAGTGCAGAATTTCAGCAGTTTTTGGTGCAGAATTGCAGCAGTTTTTGGTGCAGATTTATGGCCTATCTCAAGTTGTAATTGGTGCAGAATTGTTGTAGAACTCATGTTGTTTTTCATCAAAGGTATTGCAATTTGTTCTTTCATCTAA